From the Triticum urartu cultivar G1812 chromosome 4, Tu2.1, whole genome shotgun sequence genome, the window GTTCCACACGGCGAGTGGAATTTTGAGTAGATTCTTCTGCGGCATGGCCGGCGGGATGAACTTGGTCCTTGGTGCCTTCTTTTCGACCTTTGGAGCGGCGGCGGCTGTACGAGGAGCAGCAAACCATCGGTGCTTGAGCGCCGTGGCCGCCGTCAGTCGCTGGTTGGGGTTGCACGTGAGAAGGCCTTGCAACACCTGGAACCCATGCTCGGACAGCTTCTCTTGAGGGAACAGTTCCCGCAGCTTGTCGTGCTTGTGCCCCCGCGGTAGCAGTTTCAGCGCCTTTGCGGTGAGCGGCAGCGACGTGAACTCCGGCCACGTCCTCTCGTCCGGCGTCCCGAGCAAGCGGAAGATGCTCCAGAGCTGGACGATCTCATTGTCTGCGGCGTCGTCGTCATCATCGCCGAGGAACAGCGTCTTACCGGTGAGCATCTCGGCCATGACGCAGCCGATAGACCACGTGTCCACGAGCGCGTCGTAGTCCCGCTTCCCCAGGAGCACCTCGGGCGCCACGTAGAACGGCGTGCCGGCCTGGTTGTACGGCGGCAGCTCGGACATGGAGATCGCCAGCCCAAAGTCGCAGATTTTGACGAGCTCCCCGTCTTGGCCGACGAGGATGTTGCCGGGCTTGATGTCGCGGTGGACGACGTGGCGGCCGTGCATCGTCTTGGCACCGGTGAGGAGCTTCCACATGATGGCGCGCACGGTGGACTCCGGGAGCGGCTGGCCGCTGCGCCTGTTCCGCAGGAACTTGTGGAGGCTCGGCGCGGCGACGTACTCCATGACGAGGCCGAAGGCGCCGTTGTCGGGGTCGCGCACCAGGCCCTCGAAGCCGACGACGTAGGGGTTCCCGTCGCAGGCCTCGAGGAATCGGGCCTCCCGCAGAAGCTCGGCGGCGTCGGGGGGCTGCTGGGACCCGTCCGGCCAGTAGAGGTACTTGATGGCGACGATCTTGTGGGTGTCgcggtggcgcgccaggaggacgCAGCCGAAGCCGCCCTCGCCGAGGCGGGTCTCCTCCTCGTACTCCTCGGTGCTTCGGATTCTGGTGCGGCTCCTCTTGCAGGACGCCGACGATTGTCTACTCGTCGTCGTGGTGGCGTGACCGGCGTCGAGGACGGCGGCGGGCCGCTTGCGGGGGGGCATCGCGCTAGCTCGGCGCAGCGAGCCGCGCGCTTTGGTTGCTGGAGAGGGGATCCGCGCGCGGTGGAGGCGGGATCGCCGGACGAGGGGAGGTGGGTGTCGAGCGGATGGATCGGTCGACGAAATTCGGGGTGGAAATATACGCAGGAGCGGCCTCGATTGGAGTCGGATTCAAATTCGAGTCGAAATTACGCCCTAGGCGATCGAGTATCCACAGACGACAATCCGAGTTACGGTCGCGAATTTCGTTGGCTTGCCGCCTGCGTTTTCAAAGCGCCGGTTAGCTGTGTACAGCAGACGCGATGCTGTTTGGGGGTCTGAATGTCTTATTTTCTTCCTTTTCCTTGGCGGTTGCGTTTTGGCTTGCAATCTTCGATTCCCAATCGAGAACCATGATTACATTTCCCTTCGGTTCATATCAGCCTTTTGCACTTGCCCATCACAATGTAATGTAATAAACAAATTAAAGATCTCTCATCTTTTTTTGTTTGTCTTAGTGTCATGATCAGGAAATCATGCAAATTCAGAGTCGGATTGCAAGAAATAGCCCCGAGTTCAGAGGAAACTAGATAGGGTTCTATAGCTTGAAAAGGGGAATAGTGCCAACCACTTAGTGACGGCTAGAGTTACAACCCGGATAGTGAACATCTAACTGAAGAAGATCTTCATAGTGTAGATGCAGGAAAAATACCCCCCTCTGAAGATCAGACTTGCCCTCAAAGCTGGAAAGCAGGAAAAATCTTCTAGATAAAAGCAGAGTCCTTTCACGTTGCCTCCTTAGTTGTCACATTAACCCATTGCACCAACCATTGTACTATCACTACCGGTACACTGAAATCTTCTTGTGGCCTTGGAATGAGTTTTCTTACTAATACCGCTTCTGGCTCCATTATGATGTGTCCTTGATCATCAACCAAGGGCATGTGTGGAGTAAAAATCACTTCGGGGCCACTGTATTACTTAAGTTGACTTACATAAAAAGTAGGGTGTAGTTTACAACCTTCTGGCAACAACAGTTTGTAAGAGGACTTTCCAATTTTCTTTAGTCTTCTGAATGGGCGATAGAACTTAAAGTGTAGTTCAAATGTCTGTGAAAGCTCATTAAAGTATGCCTATAAGGTTGGATCTTTAAGTGGACCATTGTACCCATGAGAAATTCTCTAGGAATTCTTTTTTTGTCAACAAACTGTTTCATCCTGACATATGCTCTTAACAACCTTAAGCAATTGAGGGGCCATTTATGTGTTTTGCACTAAGTTCGCTGAATCTAGTGAAATGAATTCATGCCAACTAGTTTTTGCTATGAGTGGCGGGGAAAATCCATACAATGCCTGGAAATGTGTTAGTTTTAAGGAATCACTCTACTAGAGATAGCCATGAGTGCCACTTTTTTGGATTTTCAAAAGTTGTGACCTCAAAtatgattccagacaccgattgACTCTCTTTATCGTGTTGTCAGATTGAGGATGATATGAAGTACTCAGATAAAACTTGATTCCAAGTATCTCAAACAAGGATTGCCACAAGTGATTTGTGAAGATTCTATATCCACTAGTTACTACCATAGCAGGTAATCCATGCAATTTGAATATGTTGCCTGGAAAGGCCTTTGCAACGGACTGTATTGAAGTGGGGTTTTAATAGAGATGAATGAGAATACTTAGTGAATCTACCCACCACCACTAAAGTCAGGTCCTTATGTTCAAACAGAGGCAACCCTTCCAAAAAGTCCATGCTTACATGGCACCAAGCAAGGTCAGGAATTGGAAGTGACTGCAACAATCTAGGGTAACGGGTAtgctttgctttatttatttggCATAAATGAGAAGCTTGGACATATGTAATTACATCTTGTTTCAACCCTGCGCAACGGAACAATAGGTGTAATATCTGATAAGTTGCATTTTCACCAGAGTGTACCCCTAGTTCAGACTTATGAAAAGCTTGTATCAGCTCATGTCTAAGATTAGTAGTGCTACCAACCAAAAAATTTATTTTGTATCTAAGAATGCCATTTTTTAATGTGAAATGGGTTTTTTATCTGCCTTAATTGCCAATTGTTAGTGCATTTCTGGTCATTTTGATAAGACTTGACCACATCAATGATCCATAGAGGAAGAAACTGTACTGGCAATCAAACTGTTCACTATGTGTTTAACCCTTGAGAGAGCATATGCTACTCTATTTTCCCTTCTTGTATTGTACTCAACATTATAGTTGTATTCCAACAATTTTATAATTAATATATGTTGGATGCCCCTAGTGAGCTTTTGCTCTTGCATGTATTCTAAACTCTCTTGGTCAGTTCTGATTCTGAGGGAAGAGGCCGCGAAATAGTGCTTCCACATTTTTAATGCTTCTATAATTGCTAGTCCCTCTTTGTCATTATTAGTGCTTTAAGTCCAATGCTCTTGCTCATGTAGGCAGTCGGCTTGCCCTCTTGCATTAGGATTGCTCTTAGACCATACCCACTTGCATCTTCTTCCAATACACAGGGTTTGTAAAAGTTTGCGAGAGCTAGAACATGAGTTGATGTGAGCTTCTCTTAAGTGTGGTAAATGTTGCTTGTTGTGTATCAGACCATACAAAGGAGTCCTTTGTGAAAGAGTCAAATAGGGGTCTATAAATTAGCCATGATTTTCTATAAATCTTTTGTAATAGCTCGTTAACCCCAAAAATCCTCTCAAGTGAGTGACATCTTTGGGAACATGCCAATCAACCATAACTTGTATTTTAATAGGGTCAGTAGCAACTCCACCTCCTTGTATTGTATATATGTCCCAAATACTCCACTTTTTTCTGGCCAAAGGTGCACTAGTTGGTTAGCTCTAAGTGTACTAAACACTTGCTTGTAAACTAGAATATCATCAAAGAATACTACCACAAAATTTCTTTAAAATGGCTTCAAGTTTGAGTTCATGAGAGACTGAaaagtgaaagtgcaactatccctgagtggttttggtaattattaacaacatatagctcattgaactaatactatttcaagatgatcatttcagaaagtttaatgattggcatggcatgaaTTAAGAATGTggacccttcaaaatgctaaggacacatattggctcaagctcaagactctatctttttcattttagtgatccaagatcacattga encodes:
- the LOC125554095 gene encoding putative cyclin-dependent kinase F-2, translating into MPPRKRPAAVLDAGHATTTTSRQSSASCKRSRTRIRSTEEYEEETRLGEGGFGCVLLARHRDTHKIVAIKYLYWPDGSQQPPDAAELLREARFLEACDGNPYVVGFEGLVRDPDNGAFGLVMEYVAAPSLHKFLRNRRSGQPLPESTVRAIMWKLLTGAKTMHGRHVVHRDIKPGNILVGQDGELVKICDFGLAISMSELPPYNQAGTPFYVAPEVLLGKRDYDALVDTWSIGCVMAEMLTGKTLFLGDDDDDAADNEIVQLWSIFRLLGTPDERTWPEFTSLPLTAKALKLLPRGHKHDKLRELFPQEKLSEHGFQVLQGLLTCNPNQRLTAATALKHRWFAAPRTAAAAPKVEKKAPRTKFIPPAMPQKNLLKIPLAVWNAAQQV